Genomic window (Dehalococcoidales bacterium):
CATATAAAGGCAAAATGCCTTACTTTAATGACGAGGAAGAATATGCTGACCAGGTATGAAAAGGAAGCGTACCAGTTTCTAGCCGTCTACCGCTTTCTGTCTTACGCCCTGGCAGTAATGTTTACCCAGGTCGGCCCGCCCCTGATGATGTCCCGGATAACGGACTTCCAGCTCTACATCATCCTGGGAATACTCGGCGTCTACTCCATCCTGAGGGTCTTTTCTCCCCTCCGCTGGCGGGAGAGAAGCCCGATGACCTATCTCATCCTGATAGGTGATTTTTTACTTGCCATCCTGCTCGTTATCTCTACCAACGGACTGAACAGCATCTTCCTGCTCTATTCCCTGACCCCCATCATGACCGCCGCCCTTCTCTTCCAGGAAAAGGTTGCCCTTTCCCTGGCAACCGCTGCCACCGTCCTGCTCTCCGCAACCCACATCGGACTCAGTCAGGTGAGCATCAGGTTTACCTGGATTATGCAGGGGTACAATCTCACCCTGCTGATAGTCTATACCCTCTTCTCTTTTGTCGTCGCCATGGTGCCTTATCGCATCAATCTGAACATCCGCCGGCGTATTGAAAGAGAGGCTATCATCGAAGAGCGCCGCCGGATTGCCCGGGAGATACATGATGGTATCGCCCAATCACTGAGCTACCTTAATCTCAAAACCAAGGTAGTCAGCGATTCCGTGGCGGCCAACAACACGGTACAGGCGCTCACCGAGCTTAATGACGTCAGGAAGATAGTGAAGGATACGTATGACGATATCCGGGAATCCATCGACCAGCTAAGCGCCGAAACAAAGGCCCTGCCCCTGATACCAACCCTGACAAACTACGCCCGGGAATACGGCAGCAATAACGGCATCCAGGTCAAGTTTGATGCCTCCAAAACCCTTCCGCAGCTCTCTCCGGTGGCTGAGCTGCAACTGCTGCGCATCGCCCAGGAGGCGCTGACCAATGTCAGAAGGCACTCCCAGGCAACGGAGGTAGAACTAAGCCTGGGCAGAAACGGAGAGGCGGTGGAGATGATGATCAAGGATAACGGGCGGGGTTTTAACTTCGCCGACCTGGAAGAATCTCCCCCCGGTTATCACGGGCTAAACATCATCAGGGAAAGGGCGGAAGGGCTTGGCGGGAGCGTGGATATCTCTACCGCCCCCGGAGAGGGAACAGCGATAATGGTTACTTTGCCAATGGCTACAGTGAGGTTATGAAATGGAACGTATCAGAGTTCTTATCGTAGACGACCATACCCTGTTCCGCCGCGGCATCGCCACGGTGCTGGCCAGTCAGCAAAACCTGGAGATAGTAGGAGAAGCCGCCGATGGACTGGAGGCGATAGAAAAGGCCCGGAAAATCGCCCCGGAAGTGATCCTGATGGACCTCAATATGCCGCGTTGCAGCGGGCTGGAAGCCATTCAGGCCCTTCAGTCGGAAATGCCCCAGATCAATATCCTGGTGCTGACCGTCTCGGAGATGGAGACTGACCTCTTCGCCGCCGTGAAGTTTGGCGCCACCGGTTACCTGCTCAAGAAAGCCGAGCCGGAGGAGCTGATTCATGCCATTATCAATATCGCCAGCGGCGGCGTGATTGTTTCCCCATTGATGGCAACCAAGCTGCTCACCGAGTTTAAAGACCTCAGCATCGGGGCAAGAAGGGAACCCGTCGAAGAGGACGGGGCTGACCTCAGCCCGCGGGAGGGAGAAGTCCTGCAACAGCTTGCCCGGGGAGCCACCAACCGGGAGATAGCCGACTCCCTGTTCATCTCCGAGAACACGGTAAAGACGCACCTGAAGAATATCATGGAGAAGCTGCACCTGGCCAACCGCAGCCAGGCGGCGGCATATGCCGTGAAGAGGGGGCTTGTCCATTACGGGGGATGACGGAAATGAATTGTCATTGCGAGCCATTCCCGAAGGGAAGGCGAAGCAATCCCGGTTGCGAAGAGACTTAACCTCTCCTGTCGGAT
Coding sequences:
- a CDS encoding sensor histidine kinase, translated to MLTRYEKEAYQFLAVYRFLSYALAVMFTQVGPPLMMSRITDFQLYIILGILGVYSILRVFSPLRWRERSPMTYLILIGDFLLAILLVISTNGLNSIFLLYSLTPIMTAALLFQEKVALSLATAATVLLSATHIGLSQVSIRFTWIMQGYNLTLLIVYTLFSFVVAMVPYRINLNIRRRIEREAIIEERRRIAREIHDGIAQSLSYLNLKTKVVSDSVAANNTVQALTELNDVRKIVKDTYDDIRESIDQLSAETKALPLIPTLTNYAREYGSNNGIQVKFDASKTLPQLSPVAELQLLRIAQEALTNVRRHSQATEVELSLGRNGEAVEMMIKDNGRGFNFADLEESPPGYHGLNIIRERAEGLGGSVDISTAPGEGTAIMVTLPMATVRL
- a CDS encoding response regulator transcription factor, which encodes MERIRVLIVDDHTLFRRGIATVLASQQNLEIVGEAADGLEAIEKARKIAPEVILMDLNMPRCSGLEAIQALQSEMPQINILVLTVSEMETDLFAAVKFGATGYLLKKAEPEELIHAIINIASGGVIVSPLMATKLLTEFKDLSIGARREPVEEDGADLSPREGEVLQQLARGATNREIADSLFISENTVKTHLKNIMEKLHLANRSQAAAYAVKRGLVHYGG